Below is a genomic region from Kribbella qitaiheensis.
GTCGCTGACCAACGACTTCTTCACGAACCTGCTCGACATGGGTACGACGTGGAGCTCGGTCTCCGAGGACTCGGAGACCTTCGAAGGTCGCGACGCCTCGGGTGAGGTCAAGTGGACCGGTACCAGGGTCGACCTGGTCTTCGGCTCGAATTCCGAGCTGCGAGCGCTGGCCGAGGTCTACGCCAGCGACGACGCCAAGGAGAAGTTCGTCCACGACTTCGTCGCCGCCTTCGACAAGGTGATGAACCTCGACCGGTACGACCTGGTCTGATCTGTTCCACGTTTGCTGTCGAGGGGTCCAGGCTCGCCTGGGCCCCTCGGCTAGTTGCGGTCCGTGGCTGGGCGGGCACCTGAAATCACTGCGGCGCTATGTCAACTTCGAGCCCCCTGAGCGCATCTATTAAGTGTCTCTAAGGGGGGACAACTCATGAAGTTCATCCACACCGATCACAAGCCGATCCGCCGACCTCTCCGAGCCGCCTTCGCCATCCTGGCAGTTGCGGCCATCCCGGCAGCCGCGGTCGCCGTACCGGCCGTCGCCGACGCGTCCACGACAGCCGCCAGCTCGTGCCCCACCGGTTGGGGTTCATTGCCGGAGGCAAGTACTTACCGTGGCCTCGGCAAGCTGACGAACGTCCGGACCGGTCGGCACGACTGTTTCGACCGCATCGTCTTCGACGTCAAAGGCAAGCCGTCCTGGTTCGGCGTGCGCTACGTCACGAACGTCTACACCGTCGGGGAAGGGGCCCTCGTGCCGCTCCGTGGCGGCGCCAAGCTGGAGATCGTCCTGTCCGTGCCTTCGTACGACGATGCCGGCAACGACACCTATCACCCGGCGAACGTCAACGAACTGACCAACGTGCACGGCTACCGGACCTTCCGGCAGGTCGCGACTGCGGGCAGCTTCGAAGGGGAGACCACGATCGGGCTCGGCGTCCGCGCCCGCCTCCCGTTCCGCGTCTTCACCCTCACCGGCGCAGCGAACACGAGCCGCATCGTCGTTGACGTCGCCCACCACTGGTAATAGTGCAGAATTGCCCGTGTGAGTAAGGATGCGACCATCGGCGCGAGCAGCGCGCCAGCTGTGCCCAGGTGCCGGTAGATGTTGGTCGAGCTGGCGGTGGGGGACGCGTACGGGGCCGGGTTCGAGTATGCGGATCCGGCCTTCGTCGCGACGCACAACACGGTGCGCGGCTATGTCCAGCATCCGACGCACGCGGGTATTGGGCCTGGTGCCTATACCGACGATACGCAGATGACGATCGCCGTTGCCGAGCACCTGATTTCCGCCGAGCCATGGACGGGCGAGCGGCTGGCGGATCGATTCGTGACGGCGTTTCGGCGGGATCGGCGCGAAGGGTACGCCGGTGGGTTTTACCGGCTGCTGTCCGAAGTACAGGATGGTGCCGAGTTGCTGGCTCGGATCGATCCGAGCAGCGACAAGAGTGGGGCGGCCATGCGGGCCGGGCCGGTGGGGCTGCTGCCGACGGTGGCCGACGTGCTGCACCACAGCGCGGTACAAGCTCGCGTCACGCACGACACTCCGGCCGGCATCGAGGCGGCGCAGGCGGCGGCGCTGGCTGTGCATTACTGCCACTACGAGCTGGGTCCGTTGGCCCAGCTCGGACCGTGGATCGACCGGCAGGTGCAGTCCGTGGGTGGTCGGGGCGGGTGGTCGCAACCTTGGCGTGGCAAGGTTGGCGCACAGGGGTGGATGAGCGTTCGCGCTGCGATCACAGCGATGACCAAGAGCACCAGCCTGAGCGACATTTTGCGGAGCTGTGTGGCTTTCACCGGTGACGTCGACACTGTCGCGACCGTGGCGCTCGGCGCGGCGTCGCGATCGCCGCTGGTGGTCCAGGACCTTCCGAACGTGCTGCGGCGCGGGCTGGAGAACGGCCCGTACGGGCGTGGTTACCTGTGGAATCTTGATGCCCGCTTGCTTTCCTGCACGTCACCGCTGGCGGATCCGGCCGGGCCTTCGGTGGTGGGGCTGTGGGGTGACGATTCGCTCTTTCAGGGAGCAACGGAGGCCGACCGGGTCGCATTCGTTGCTGACGGCACCGGTTGGTTTGAGCACGCCAATGCGTTCGCCACCGAGGTCGAGCGCTTCAACTGGGAGCAGTTGCCCGCTGGGCGGATACGGATCGCCTTCACCCGCTACCTGTACCTGGAGAGCGGCAAATCTCCGGAGGCCAAGGAACACTGGCACTCCGAGCGACTTCTGACCGCCCGAGTGGGGCGGGGGACTGATGCCATCGACGGCGAAGCGACGGTGCTGACGTTGGAGGCCGCCTCCGAGCGGCCGCGTCGATTTGCGCTGGTTCGCGCCGACGTCACCGCCGCCGCTGATCCGGCTGGGCCCATCGATTGACCAATTGTCCGGTCTGACGGTCGTGCGGGGATGGCGTCATGTGGCTATCCGGAGGACATCGCCCACGCGATCGCCGCCAAGAACGGCTGGCAGGTACGCCGGGACGGTGCTGACTGGCGTCGCGTGGTTCCTTCACCGTTGCCGCAACGAGTGGTGGAGCTCGATGTCGCCGAGCTCCTGCTCCAGAACGAGGCCACAGTGGTCCTCGCCGATTTTGGTACGCCGTCCGCGCGGGCGTTGGGGGCGATCTCGGTGGGCGAACTGGAGGCGCTGTCCTTCCCGTCCGGCGGTCCCATCCGGCCCCGGTCGTCCTTCAGTTCCTGTCGGCGAAATATACCTACAACCCGTCGCGGCTCGCGGTGATCTATCGCCCGGCGGCCGGGAGGTGTTGGATGGAACTGACCGACTATGTCAGGAGAAACATGTCGAAACCGCTCAAGATCGCGGTGCTGGGGTTCTGGCACGTCCACGCCGGGGACTACGCGAAACAGGCCGAGCAACATCCCGGGACGGAGCTGGTCGCCGTCTGGGACGACGACCCCGCGCTCGGCCAGGCTGGTGCGGATCGGTTCGGAGTGCCGTACACGGACGATCTCGACGCTCTGCTCGCCCGCGACGACCTGGACGGCGTCACCATCACCACGGCGACCAATGTGCACCGCGACATCATGGTCAACGCGGCGAACGCCGGCAAGCACATCTTCACCGAGAAGGTGCTCGCGCCTACCGTCGCGGAGGCAGAGGAGATCATCGCCGCCGCCGACGCCAACAAGGTCAAACTCGTGGTCTCGCTGCCCCGGCTCGCGCACGGCTACACGCAGGCGATCCGCGAGGTGATCGACAGCGGCGACCTCGGCCGGCTCACCTACGGCCGCGTCCGGCTCTCGCACGACGGTGCCATCGCCAAGAACGGGGGAGAGGACGGCTGGTTGCCCCGCCGCTTCTTCGAGCCGGAGACGGCGATCGGCGGCGCGCTGACCGACCTCGGCTGTCACCCGGTCTACCTGCTCCAGCTCTTCCTCGGCGCGGATCCCGAGACCGTCAGCGCGACGTACCGGTCGGTGGCCGGTCGTGACCTGGAGGACAACGCGGTCGTGACGGTCGGGTACGCCGATCAGAAGATCGGCGTGATCGAGGCCGGGTTCGCGAGCCCGAACCCCTTCACGATCGAGATCTTCGGTACCGAAGGCAGCCTGACCTACACCGACGAAGGCAACCTCCTGCAGGTCAGCGGCAAGCAACTGCTCGTGCCGGACCACAGTCAGGACGCGTTCGGCCAATGGGTCGACCACATCGCAGGAGGCACCCGCGCCGACGACAACCTCGCCCGGGCCGTGGAGCTGACCCGGATGGTCGTCGCGGCGAACGAGGCCGCGGCGGCGGGCCGGGCCATCTCTTACCAGGGCCCGACGGCCTGATCGTTCTCCCCACCCCACGAACGAGGAGACACCCATGCCACAAATCAAGGTCGGCCTGATCGGGGCCGGCGGCATCGCGTCCGCTCACATCAAGGGCTACAACGCCCACGCCGACCGGATCGGCGTCATCGCGGTGGCCGACGCGGTCGAGGAAACGGCTGCTGCCCGCGGCGCCGAGCTGGGCGCCACGCCGTACACGGACTATCGCCAGATGCTCGCCGCGGAGGACCTCGACGCGGTCGACATCTGCCTGCCGCACCACCTGCACCGCGACGCGATCGTCGCGGCGGCCGAGGCGGGCAAGCACATCCTGTGTGAGAAGCCGCTCTGCCTGACCGCGGCTGAGGCCAAGGACGTCCGTACTGCGGTCAGCGCCAGCGGCGTCACCTTGATGTGCGCGCACAACCAGTTGTTCATGCCGGCTGTCGCCAAGGCGAAGGAGTTGCTGGAGGCGGGAACCCTCGGGACCGTCTACGAGGTGCGGACCACCGACAGCTTCTACAACGACTTCGACCCGGCCAACATGGGCTGGCGCGCGAGCACGAGTACGAGCGGTGGCGGCGAGCTGATCGACACCGGCTACCACCCGACGTACCTGATGTTGCACCTGGCCGGCGGCTTACCGGTCGAGGCGACCGCGATGCTGTCCACGCATCGGCTGAAGTTCATGGAGGGCGAGGATTCCGCGCAGGTCCTGATCAGGTTCGACAACGGCGTCGTTGGGCAACTGGTCACCAGCTGGGCCTATCAGCCGGCCGCCGGCACCGAGCGCTTCTCGGTCGTCGGGGAGCTCGGCGCCCTGCACAGCGACGGGAGCTCCGTCACCACCAAGCTCCGCTCCGGCGAGACCAGCACCATCGACCTGGAGCCCGTTGACACCTTCGTCGCCGAGATCGGCCACTTCGCCGACTCCCTGCTCAACAAGACCCGCCCGCTGCACACCGAGGAGGAGGGCATCGCTGTCCTGGGCATCCTGCTCGCCGCCTACGAAGGCGCTCGCAACAAGACGATCGCCCCCGTACTCCGAGCCGATTGAACCGACGCGGGATAGTTGAGGAGTGACCAGTACCGCTGACGAGAGCGCGTCGGAGCAGACGACGGCCGTGAGGCTCGAGAAGCGTGTC
It encodes:
- a CDS encoding Gfo/Idh/MocA family protein; its protein translation is MPQIKVGLIGAGGIASAHIKGYNAHADRIGVIAVADAVEETAAARGAELGATPYTDYRQMLAAEDLDAVDICLPHHLHRDAIVAAAEAGKHILCEKPLCLTAAEAKDVRTAVSASGVTLMCAHNQLFMPAVAKAKELLEAGTLGTVYEVRTTDSFYNDFDPANMGWRASTSTSGGGELIDTGYHPTYLMLHLAGGLPVEATAMLSTHRLKFMEGEDSAQVLIRFDNGVVGQLVTSWAYQPAAGTERFSVVGELGALHSDGSSVTTKLRSGETSTIDLEPVDTFVAEIGHFADSLLNKTRPLHTEEEGIAVLGILLAAYEGARNKTIAPVLRAD
- a CDS encoding Gfo/Idh/MocA family protein gives rise to the protein MSKPLKIAVLGFWHVHAGDYAKQAEQHPGTELVAVWDDDPALGQAGADRFGVPYTDDLDALLARDDLDGVTITTATNVHRDIMVNAANAGKHIFTEKVLAPTVAEAEEIIAAADANKVKLVVSLPRLAHGYTQAIREVIDSGDLGRLTYGRVRLSHDGAIAKNGGEDGWLPRRFFEPETAIGGALTDLGCHPVYLLQLFLGADPETVSATYRSVAGRDLEDNAVVTVGYADQKIGVIEAGFASPNPFTIEIFGTEGSLTYTDEGNLLQVSGKQLLVPDHSQDAFGQWVDHIAGGTRADDNLARAVELTRMVVAANEAAAAGRAISYQGPTA
- a CDS encoding ADP-ribosylglycohydrolase family protein, yielding MVELAVGDAYGAGFEYADPAFVATHNTVRGYVQHPTHAGIGPGAYTDDTQMTIAVAEHLISAEPWTGERLADRFVTAFRRDRREGYAGGFYRLLSEVQDGAELLARIDPSSDKSGAAMRAGPVGLLPTVADVLHHSAVQARVTHDTPAGIEAAQAAALAVHYCHYELGPLAQLGPWIDRQVQSVGGRGGWSQPWRGKVGAQGWMSVRAAITAMTKSTSLSDILRSCVAFTGDVDTVATVALGAASRSPLVVQDLPNVLRRGLENGPYGRGYLWNLDARLLSCTSPLADPAGPSVVGLWGDDSLFQGATEADRVAFVADGTGWFEHANAFATEVERFNWEQLPAGRIRIAFTRYLYLESGKSPEAKEHWHSERLLTARVGRGTDAIDGEATVLTLEAASERPRRFALVRADVTAAADPAGPID
- a CDS encoding AMIN-like domain-containing (lipo)protein, with amino-acid sequence MKFIHTDHKPIRRPLRAAFAILAVAAIPAAAVAVPAVADASTTAASSCPTGWGSLPEASTYRGLGKLTNVRTGRHDCFDRIVFDVKGKPSWFGVRYVTNVYTVGEGALVPLRGGAKLEIVLSVPSYDDAGNDTYHPANVNELTNVHGYRTFRQVATAGSFEGETTIGLGVRARLPFRVFTLTGAANTSRIVVDVAHHW